The sequence GACACGCTGCCGCGGCCCTGCCAGCACCCCAACAACGTGTGGAGCCTGCACGGCTACCACGAATGCCTGCAGCGGCTTGGCCGCACCGGGGAAGCGACGATCATCGGCCGGCAGTTGGTGCTGGCCCTGGCGCGCGCGGACGTGGAAATCGCGGCCTCGTGCGCATGCCGGCTCGAGGTCGCCGCCCCGTAGACTGCGGGTCGATGCCCCTGCGCGACGACGACCTCGCCCGCCTGAGCCGCTGCGTGGAACTGGCGCGTGAGGCGCTTGTCAACGGCGACGAGCCGTTCGGATCGATCCTGGTGGACGCCGAAGGCCGGACTCGCTTCGAAGACCGCAACCGGGTCAAGGACGGTGACCACACCCGCCACCCGGAGTTCGCGATCGCGCGGTGGGCCGTCGCGAACCTCAGCCCCGCCCAGCGCGCCCAGGCGACCGTGTACACCTCCGGCGAGCACTGCCCGATGTGCGCCGCGGCGCACGCCTGGGTAGGCCTCGACCGCATCGTCTACGCGACGTCCTCGGCGCAACTGAGCGATTGGCTGCAGGAGTGGGGCGCACCGCCGCCGCCGGTCGCCCCCCTGCCGATCAACACCGTCGCCCCCCGGGTGACCGTAGAAGGGCCCGCGGCGGAGTTCGCCGAGACGATGAAGGCGCTATACGAAGCGAAGTATCGGCCGTGAGACCACCGGCCTGGGTCCAGCACGCGATCTGGTGGCAGATCTATCCGCTGGGCTTCGTCGGTGCGTTTCCGGCCGACCCGCCGCCGGGCCCTGATGAGCACCGGCTGCGCCGGGTCGTCGACTGGCTGGACCACGCCATCGAACTCGGCGCGTCCGGCGTCGCGCTCGGACCGGTGTTCGCCTCGCGCACCCACGGCTACGACACCGTCGACCACTTCCGCATCGACGCCCGGCTCGGTGACGACGACGACTTCGACACGCTGCTGGCCGAGGCCAAGCGCCGCGGGTTACGCGTCCTGCTCGACGGCGTGTTCAACCACGTCGCTGCGGATTTCGCGCATTCTGACTGGTTCCGCAAGGGCAGTAACGGCTTTGACACCTTCGAAGGGCACGGCGACCTGATCGCCCTCGACCACGACAATCCCGAGGTCGTCTCCTACACCGTCGACGTCATGACGCACTGGCTCGGCCGCGGCGCCGACGGGTGGCGCCTGGACGCCGCCTACGCGGTTCCCGAACGGTTCTGGGCCGCGGTGCTC comes from Mycolicibacterium pulveris and encodes:
- a CDS encoding nucleoside deaminase, which encodes MPLRDDDLARLSRCVELAREALVNGDEPFGSILVDAEGRTRFEDRNRVKDGDHTRHPEFAIARWAVANLSPAQRAQATVYTSGEHCPMCAAAHAWVGLDRIVYATSSAQLSDWLQEWGAPPPPVAPLPINTVAPRVTVEGPAAEFAETMKALYEAKYRP